In Vibrio tritonius, the following are encoded in one genomic region:
- a CDS encoding hydrogenase 4 subunit F, with translation MTSLSSIFPYLLGIPLFAALVSLAGACLKGEFHKLSSLIHTVSVCATFIITWMLALQVFEHGALETQGHWLLLDSLSALFMGVLGLVALITGLHSLGYIGSEFREGELTSRQVSLYYGLFNLFLATMLIALTANNIIMMWVAIEATTVSSVFLVGIYYQRSSLEAAWKYIMLCSVGVAFGLFGTVITYSNAVAVFGDPSQAIFWTAIRDNAAQFDPRLIQIGFIFIIIGFGTKVGLFPMHTWLPDAHSEAPSPVSGLLSAGLLNCALMVILRHLVVAQEVLGHGYTQALMLGFGLLSVAVAAFFILVQKDIKRLLAYSSVENMGLITFAIGLGPLGVFAAMLHVINHSLGKTLMFCGAGNVMLKYGTRDMGIIKGVVRVAPWTGVLFGAGALALAGVPPFNLFVSEFLIVCSALYAQHPVLIIILLLLLTLVLAGLARLVAACVLGKAPEGVDKGEVNIMTVVPLVAMMVLMVIMGTHIPSAVLHGVDQATLVITNQDFSTVLQQLHLPWQSVTDLSSTADLVTPMTH, from the coding sequence ATGACGTCTCTAAGTTCTATTTTCCCCTATCTGCTTGGCATCCCTCTGTTTGCTGCATTGGTGAGCTTGGCAGGTGCTTGTTTAAAAGGGGAGTTTCATAAACTTTCTTCACTGATTCACACCGTTAGCGTGTGTGCCACCTTTATCATCACTTGGATGCTGGCGCTGCAAGTGTTTGAGCACGGCGCGCTAGAAACGCAAGGGCATTGGTTGCTACTCGATAGCTTATCTGCTCTGTTTATGGGTGTGCTAGGGCTAGTGGCATTGATCACCGGTTTGCATTCATTGGGGTATATCGGCAGTGAGTTTCGTGAAGGTGAGTTGACCAGCCGTCAGGTGTCACTGTACTACGGTTTATTCAACTTGTTCCTTGCAACCATGTTGATTGCTTTAACGGCCAATAACATCATCATGATGTGGGTAGCCATTGAAGCCACCACCGTCAGTTCGGTGTTCTTGGTTGGGATTTACTACCAACGTTCTTCACTCGAAGCGGCTTGGAAATACATCATGCTGTGTAGCGTCGGTGTGGCGTTTGGTCTATTTGGTACGGTGATTACTTACTCCAACGCAGTCGCGGTATTTGGCGACCCTTCTCAAGCGATTTTCTGGACAGCGATTCGTGACAATGCGGCGCAATTCGACCCTCGTCTGATTCAAATTGGCTTCATCTTTATCATCATTGGTTTTGGTACCAAAGTGGGCTTGTTCCCTATGCACACTTGGCTACCAGATGCTCACTCTGAAGCGCCAAGCCCGGTTTCTGGTCTGCTTTCTGCTGGCTTGTTGAATTGTGCATTAATGGTGATTTTGCGTCACTTAGTGGTGGCTCAAGAGGTTTTGGGTCATGGGTATACTCAAGCTCTGATGCTCGGTTTCGGTCTGCTTTCCGTCGCCGTCGCTGCCTTCTTTATCTTGGTACAAAAAGACATCAAACGTCTGTTGGCTTACTCCAGTGTGGAAAACATGGGCCTTATTACCTTCGCGATTGGCTTAGGTCCCTTGGGCGTGTTTGCTGCGATGTTGCATGTCATCAACCACAGCTTAGGTAAAACCCTAATGTTCTGCGGCGCAGGTAACGTGATGCTCAAATACGGCACTCGCGACATGGGCATTATCAAAGGCGTGGTGCGTGTTGCGCCTTGGACTGGTGTGCTGTTTGGCGCTGGTGCATTAGCACTCGCTGGTGTTCCCCCATTTAACCTATTTGTCAGTGAATTCTTGATTGTCTGCTCTGCTCTTTATGCGCAGCACCCAGTGCTCATCATCATCTTGTTACTGCTATTGACTCTGGTTCTCGCTGGGCTGGCACGTTTGGTCGCAGCTTGTGTGTTGGGCAAAGCACCTGAAGGTGTCGACAAAGGCGAAGTGAACATCATGACCGTGGTGCCACTGGTCGCAATGATGGTGTTGATGGTGATCATGGGCACTCACATCCCTAGCGCGGTATTACATGGTGTCGACCAAGCGACTTTGGTGATCACTAATCAAGACTTCAGCACTGTATTGCAACAACTGCATTTGCCATGGCAATCCGTAACGGATTTGTCGAGCACCGCAGACCTAGTTACACCAATGACTCACTAA